From the Toxoplasma gondii ME49 chromosome VIIa, whole genome shotgun sequence genome, one window contains:
- a CDS encoding ABC1 family protein (encoded by transcript TGME49_202160~Predicted trans-membrane domain (TMHMM2.0):110-133), with translation MATHRGVQVLFFLRRRGLQQMQMQSRLSDVSSVRFAPSAASPSSSTSRSFFSPLPVAHADLRRSSPFSRLTSFRFFSSSAAFSASSSCGSPAALSRLSAPAFPLRRCVKTLFWLGALSGASLFAFCLAFPAEARQVPLLRCARAAWCVACICVDYKLCGNTDMSGSHARSAQRLLKLAEANRGVYIKLGQHAAAMVYLLPPAYTETLSVLQSEAPASSLEDVYSVLQKDLGVEDLAEVFEEFDPQPVGAASLAQVHFARLRDGSPVAVKVQHREVAELARADAQVVKRLEEVAERVFPEVKLRWLSELLEKNLPQEIDFLHEAANAERLRALLDKQQPLSFSLPSSSAYDAVVAPIHLFSLLASFCSRWRSASTSASSPPSSSSPSSSPSSSPSTSRSCLLTPLSSSLSASPSPSSSRDRGDVRAQNAQSRFQGRRAASGISEAEADSPRVAHTQQESAVDVSDSTVLSQADGECEETKKGHEGGRNQDEAAGVFAESAAEEGRRMQCSGFRKIEDRVQDYEIQLRVPAVYRHLSTSRVLVMERAPGVAVDDLEGLRKQRIHPLAVSHALNHLFEVLIFREGFVHADPHPGNILVHLESDHGEAHEQGRRENRHERKENMLSSLSSCSLSSSLSSSSSSSCSPSCSSSSPSPPSSGSSSSLPCSSSSLSCSPSSSGSSASSSSRSTWGLGGSANSGKRRRKALTLFVLDNGLYCELSKEFREHYARLWLGVLRGDRRETDVCCRFFGVEQLAGLLQIMLTLRSEASLKGGICRSRKSVEEDKQLRGSFPEFFTRITEVLQSVPREFVLVIKTNDLLRAIQKKLGLDERLALLPVAHGSLVVATECMLASSSKMSFFRRWWILLRLKVTLWGLSLAERLLARRALHELQETDKTKNGEASEGSTNSALDALSGVILSLV, from the exons ATGGCGACGCACCGGGGAGTCcaagttctcttctttctgaggaggagaggactGCAGCAGATGCAGATGCAGAGTCGTCTTTCAGATGTCTCGTCTGTTCGTTTCGCTCCTTCTgccgcgtcgccttccaGTTCAACCAGCCgatcttttttttctcctcttcctgtcgCTCACGCAGAcctgcgtcgctcttcccccttttcgcgtctcacgtcctttcgcttcttctcttcctcagctgctttctcagcttcttcttcgtgcgGCTCCCCGGCTGCTCTATCTCGTCTGTCGGCCCCAGCTTTTCCTCTGCGACGCTGTGTCAAGACTCTTTTCTGGTTGGGAGCTCTGTCGGGAGCCAGCCTTTTCGCGTTCTGTCTTGCTTTTCCTGCCGAGGCTCGTCAAGTTCCCCTCCTTCGCTGCGCGCGAGCAGCCTGGTGTGTTGCCTGCATCTGCGTCGACTACAAGCTATGCG GAAATACGGACATGTCTGGCTCTCACGCGCGATCGGCACAGAGACTGTTGAAGCTCGCCGAGGCAAACAGAGGCGTCTACATCAAACTCGGCCAGCATGCAGCCGCCATGGTTTACCTCCTCCCTCCCGCGTACACGGagactctctctgttctccag TCCGAGGCtccggcttcttcgctcgaAGACGTCTACAGCGTTCTGCAAAAGGACTTGGGGGTGGAGGACCTCGCCGAAGTCTTCGAGGAATTCGACCCGCAGCCGGTCGGCGCAG cttctctcgcgcaAGTACACTTCGCGCGGCTGCGCGACGGCTCTCCGGTGGCTGTGAAGGTCCAGCACCGGGAGGTCGCAGAGCTCGCGCGCGCAGACGCGCAGGTGGTGAAGAGACTCGAAGAAGTCGCTGAGCGCGTCTTCCCCGAAGTCAA GTTGCGGTGGCTTTCGGAgttgctggagaagaacCTCCCGCAAGAAATTGACTTTCTGCATGAGGCTGCGAATGCAGAGAGACTCCGAGCTCTCCTCGACAAACAACAGCccctgtcgttttctctcccctcctcgAGTGCCTACGACGCCGTCGTAGCTCCGATCCACCTCTTCAGTCTGctcgcctccttctgcaGCCGCTGGCGCTCGGCGAGCacatctgcttcttctcctccctcttcttcttctccctcttcttctccgtcttcttctccctcgactTCTCGCTCATGTTTGCTcactcctctctcgtcttctctctctgcgtctccttctccgtcttcctcccgAGACCGAGGCGATGTCCGCGCTCAGAATGCGCAGTCACGCTTCCAGGGAAGACGCGCTGCTTCCGGGATctcagaggcagaggcggacTCTCCGCGCGTCGCTCACACTCAGCAAGAAAGCGCCGTAGACGTCTCGGATTCCACCGTCCTCTCTCAGGCAGACGGCGAGtgcgaggaaacgaagaaagggCACGAAGGCGGAAGGAACCAAGACGAGGCAGCCGGCGTTTTTGCAGAGTCTGCCGCtgaggaagggagacgcatgcagtgttcAGGTTTTCGGAAGATCGAGGACCGCGTTCAAGATTATGAAATTCAACTGCGAGTGCCGGCAGTCTACCGGCATCTCTCCACCTCCAGAGTCCTCGTCATGGAAAGAGCTCCCGGCGTCGCTGTGGATGATTTGGAAGGACTCAGAAAACAAC GCATTCATCCGCTGGCAGtgtcgcatgcactcaaTCATCTGTTTGAGGTTCTTATTTTTCGAGAGGGCTTTGTGCATGCTGATCCTCACCCTGGCAACATTTTAGTTCACTTGGAGTCCGACCATGGAGAGGCACACGAGcaggggagacgagagaacaggcacgagagaaaagagaacatgctgtcttctctctcctcttgttctctttcttcttctctttccagttcttcctcttcgtcttgttctccttcctgttcttcctcttctccttctcctccttcttccggttcctcgtcttcacttccttgttcttcctcttctctttcttgttctccttcttcttccggttcctcggcttcgtcttcttccaggTCAACTTGGGGTCTGGGAGGTTCGGCGAACTCGGGGAAGAGACGGCGTAAAGCGCTCACGCTCTTTGTGCTGGACAACGGACTTTACTGCGAATTGAGCAAGGAGTTCCGCGAGCACTACGCGCGGCTCTGGCTGGGAGTCTTGCGAGGCGATCGCCGCGAGACAGACGTTTGCTGTCGATTCTTCGGCGTCGAACAGTTGGCGGGGCTTCTGCAAATTATGCTCACTCTGCGCTCTGAAGCGAG TCTGAAAGGCGGCATCTGCCGCTCTCGGAAGTCTGTCGA GGAAGACAAGCAACTTCGCGGCAGTTTTCCGGAGTTTTTCACGCGCATCACGGAGGTTCTCCAGTCTGTTCCTCGCGAGTTCGTTCTTGTCATAAAAACAAACGATCTG tTGAGAGCGATCCAGAAGAAACTGGGGCTCGATGAGCGCCTCGCGCTCCTGCCTGTCGCGCACGGTTCGCTGGTCGTCGCCACCGAGTGCATGCTCGCTAGCAGTTCGAAGATGTCTTTCTTCAGG AGATGGTGGATTCTCCTGCGACTCAAGGTGACACTTTGGGGCCTCTCCCTAGCTGAGAGACTTTTGGCGCGTCGCGCGTTGCACGAACTGCAGGAGACtgacaagacgaagaacggcgAAGCATCTGAGGGGTCCACGAACTCGGCTCTCGATGCACTAAGTGGCGTTATTCTATCCCTTGTGTAG
- a CDS encoding enoyl-CoA hydratase/isomerase family protein (encoded by transcript TGME49_202140) — protein MAAFPPFSSPSQADIGSVSRAVSSPPGEHTRCPPPQVSGCSLPALGSRREPCVASRVPKHVRSTSEGLSHFTSSSTSAIVPDISLERRAAFVPKPGYVLLSPVTHKYIEAELISGGQFAVITINRPDAKNALNREVLDELEACLNLVDAHAEKEPEFHALLIRSAVPGVFCGGADLKERAGMSFESSKEFVDRLRSCFEHLSEVPYPTIACLHGSVMGGGLELALAADFRVASVRPPPSTLPPRDLFAPLPGAFHGPSKDVGQKPSQSASVKSRFARQQGNKKGALLTRSALDQVPQPSSSDSRVSRQETPDSLGSADGSSLGICDEPTTATGACKGELKESARQRASLATQSCSWCSSLELCLPEVSLGTMPGAGGTQRLWRVVGPQKAKLLLLTGGNVGPKQAVKWGLIDVMAGHNEDEVCKIWRFTPGLRRHKADRGEQSRGGNEREEKQVAQRIVLDARRNRFESRQARAAEQQEKTRNMPGEGCVASGDGSQRGTEVRKDGSASLPKKSTFETAIPDNEWESEDAFRVGIRLACRLASLAPLSVRATKKSANSAVGVSIKEGLKLEGKVYDSVLSSEDRDEGLRAFKERRKPKYKGK, from the exons atggctgcttttcctcctttttcttcaccGTCTCAAGCAGATATTGGCAGTGTGAGTAGAGCTGTGTCTTCCCCTCCGGGGGAACACACCAGGTGCCCGCCTCCCCAGGTGTCGGGGTGCAGCCTGCCTGCGTTGGGGAGTCGCAGAGAACCTTGTGTCGCGAGTCGTGTGCCAAAACATGTCAGATCCACGTCTGAAGGACTCTCACATTTCACGAGTTCTTCAACATCCGCCATCGTGCCCGACATATCCCTTGAGCGGAGGGCTGCGTTTGTCCCAAAACCGGGATATGTCCTCCTTTCGCCGGTGACGCACAAGTACATCGAGGCAGAACTGATTTCCGGCGGGCAGTTCGCCGTGATTACGATCAACAGACCGGACGCAAAGAACGCGTTAAATCGAGAGGTTCTCGACGAGTTGGAAGCGTGCTTAAATCTCGTAGATGCCCATGCGGAAAAAGAGCCAGAGTTCCACGCGCTGCTCATCCGGTCTGCAGTACCCGGAGTGTTCTGTGGCGGTGCAGACTTGAAGGAAAGGGCGGGGATGTCATTCGAATCCAGCAAAGAATTTGTCGATCGCTTACG GTCTTGTTTCGAGCATCTTTCTGAAGTGCCTTACCCAACTATAGCGTGTTTGCACGGCTCCGTCATGGGAGGCGGTCTCGAACTCGCGCTCGCGGCAGACTTTCGCGTTGCTTCTGTTCGTCCACCGCCGTCGACCCTTCCCCCCCGAGATTTGTTTGCCCCGCTTCCGGGTGCCTTCCACGGTCCATCAAAAGACGTAGGCCAAAAGCCTTCGCAATCTGCGTCGGTCAAATCGCGTTTCGCTCGACAGCAAGGCAACAAGAAGGGCGCTCTTCTTACCAGGTCGGCTCTCGATCAGGTTCCGCAGCCGTCGTCCTCCGACTCACGTGTGAGTCGACAGGAAACCCCTGACTCCCTGGGTTCCGCAGATGGGAGTTCGCTGGGAATTTGCGACGAGCCCACAACTGCAACCGGCGCTTGTAAGGGCGAGTTGAAAGAAAGCGCGAGACAAAGGGCATCGCTAGCTACACAGTCTTGTTCCTGGTGTTCCTCCCTCGAGTTGTGCCTCCCGGAAGTGTCACTCGGCACGATGCCTGGCGCCGGAGGCACGCAGAGGCTGTGGCGTGTCGTGGGTCCGCAAAAAGCTAAGCTGCTGCTTTTGACCGGTGGGAACGTTGGCCCGAAACAGGCAGTCAAGTGGGGGTTGATCGACGTTATGGCAGGCCACAACGAAGACGAAGTGTGCAAGATATGGCGGTTTACACCAGGACTCAGGCGCCACAAAGCCGACCGCGGGGAGCAAAGCcggggaggaaacgaaagggaagagaaacaagtgGCACAGCGAATCGTGCTCGATGCAAGAAGAAATCGCTTCGAAAGCAGGCAGGCGCGAGCCGCGGAACagcaggaaaaaacgaggaacatGCCCGGGGAAGGCTGCGTTGCCAGTGGAGACGGTTcacagagaggcacagaAGTGAGGAAGGATGGAAGTGCGAGTTTGCCGAAGAAATCCACGTTTGAAACGGCAATCCCTGACAACGAGTgggaaagcgaagacgccTTTCGCGTCGGAATACGCCTCGCGTGCCGCCTCGCGTCCCTGGCTCCTCTGTCAGTCAGAGCCACTAAAAAGTCGGCGAACTCTGCGGTCGGCGTCAGCATCAAAGAGGGGCTTAAACTGGAGGGAAAAGTGTATGACAGCGTGCTCTCCAGCGAGGATCGGGACGAAGGACTAAGAGCATTCAAGGAACGACGCAAGCCCAAGTACAAGGGAAAGTAA